The DNA sequence TAGTCTGTTTTCTCTCCTGCCCATGCAAGGAAGGATTCCGGCATCTGGCGTGTGGCAAATAATGGCGAGATCGTTGGCTGAGCCAAAGAGTAGAAGTTCGGAACAGGTTCCGCATCATTCCACTGCTCCAAAAAGTGATGATCCGGAGCAACATAAGTTACCGCCTCAGTGGTTTCATCTTTTCGGTCTGAAGTAGAAACGGTCAGGCTGGCCTTTTTCAATCCTGCCTTGATCGCCGCCCCTTGAGCGTGATCATAAACCGGGTTACAGTTCAGGAAGAACACCCCTTTATACTGGCCACCGTTCAATCCTTTCACGAAAGCACCGAAAGCCATATCATCTCCCTGGCGGGTCAGGTTAGGCTGATTCAGGTTGATCGTGGTGGTATAGTTGCCCAGCATCTCATTGATACCGTTCACCAATACCTGAACGTAAGGATCATTTACTCCTGCTACTACCAATGATTTCCCTTTGGCTGCCCAAAGGTCCTTGGCCATTTTATCAAAATAAGAAACGTTCGCTTTACCTGCTGAAACCGCTGGGCGGTTTGCCTTTTTGGCAATGGCATTGTAAAGATTCACGACTGCCACAGGAATCATCGATGGCTGTACAGCCGAGCGGTAATCCGCATTGGCGCCGGTCATCGACAAGTTCGCTTCCACCTGGTAGTGGCGCGACATGTTTCTATCTTCTTTGGTTACTTTTTTCGTCGCTGCATATTGAGCTGAATGCGCAATTGGATTCACCCAATTATTCATAAAGTCGGCATCAAAACTTACGATCACTTCTGCTTTCGAGAAGTCGTAAGAAGGGACCACCTTGCGGCCGAAAGACCATTCGTTGGCTTGTGCAATTGCGGCTACAGAAACAGGATCATAAGAAACCATCTCTACGTTACCATATTTGGCAGCAAAAGCATTCAGCACCTTCTTGGTCGTTGGCGAGATAATCGAATGGCTCACCAAAGCGATCTTTCCACCCTGACTGGCGATTTTCTCCAGTCCAGCGGTAACCTCTTTATCCAGATCAGCCCAGCTCACCTGCTGCCCACCTTTTTGTGGTGCCGTGAAGCGGTGCTTGTCATAAAGGCTCAACACAGAAGATTCCACCTGTGCATTTACACCACCAAGTGTAACGCTCGAAAGCTTGTTACCTGCTAATTTGATCGGGCGACCCTCGCGGGTTTTTACCACTACCGATGCGTAATCACCACCCAGCATATAGGTAGAGGCATAGTAGTTGGCTTTCCCTGGATCTACATCCACAGGCTTATTCAAATATGGGATTGCTTTTCTTACCGGTGCCTCACAAGCGGCCAAAGCTGCTGCGGTCACGGAAAAGCCCATCATTTTCAAAAAATCTCGACGGGAAGGTCCGCCCTCATCGCCTGCACGCTTGGATTCGTTGATCGGTAAGTATTCCGAAAATTCCTTATCAGCATGCTTAACGAACTCAGGATCGTTTTTCAACTCTTCGATCCCTTTCCAATATCTTTTATTCGTTTTTTCCATTGTTGTGTAGTTATAGTATGTGGTTCAACACTGCCCAACCGGGGGCAGTCAACACCATCGCTACTAATAATGACATTTAGAACATTCTAAGCCGCCAATGTCTTCAACACGCATAGGCTCTTTGCTATGCTCTGCGTGAAGCTCTACTAACTTATCGTAGTAAGCATTGCCTTTGCTATTGACTTCCGTCTTGCGGTGACAGTCAATACACCAGCCCATCGTAAGAGGAGCTTCCTGCTTAACGACTTCCATCGTCTGTACTTCACCATGACATTGCTGACATTCCAAACCGCCCACTTTTACGTGCTGCGAGTGATTGAAATAAGCCAGATCCGGCAAGTTGTGAATACGAACCCACTCGATCGGCTGATTGCTCTCGACTGCGGCATAGATCTTTTGGATCTCTGGAGAGTCGGTTTTAATCGCCGAATGACAGTTCATACAGATGTTGGCAGAAGGAATGTTGGCATTTTTTGATTTGGTAACCCCTGTATGACAGTAGTTACAGTCAATATCGTATTGTCCGGCATGCAATTCGTGAGAGAATGCAATAGGCTGCGTAGGCGCATAACCCTGCTGAACACCAACATAGAAAAGAGAATCAATAACCGTTTTAGTGATCACTGCAATAAACAGGATCGTCATGATGGCAATCATCGGTTTTGATTTGAATACATTCGCAAGGCTGAAACGCTGTGCGATAATTTCCTGATCCTCGGCGTCCAGTTCAGATTTCTGCTGCAAGTACTGGGTCAATACTCGAACAATCATCGCAAGGACAATCAGGATCAATACCAAAATCACCAAGTTGATGATCAGGGCATACATCACAAAATCAGACACCCCTTCTGCAGGAGCTGCCTGAGCACCTTCGGCTCCTGCTGCCGGCGCGGCATCAGCAACTACGGGCGCTTTACTTGACTCCTGCTTTACGTAAGCAACAATGGAGTTGATCTCTTCATCAGAGAAATCAAAAGAGGTCATCTCTGTTTTGTTGTACTGCTCGTACAATTTCACAGCATACTCATCTCCACTTTTGATTACCTTCTGGGAGTTTTTGATAAAGGCATGCAGCCATTCCAACGGACGCCGCTCGTGCACATTCTTTAGTGCTGGTCCAACGACCACCTCATGGACCGCATGGCAGACGGTACAGTTATTCTCAAAAAGAGATTTACCTGCTGAGATGGATGCCTCGTCCGTCGGGAGTCCGTCCCCTCCGGCAGCATCCTGAGCGTGCGTGCCAGCCGTGAAGCTGAGCATCAACAGCACCGTGAATGCCAAACGAGAAAAAAAAGTTTTAAACAACATCATAGCGATTAATAAGAAGCATTGAGTTTTATGTTTTCGTCTAAAAAAGACTTCGGTTATTTCAAATCTAACACGACCTTAATTCATTTCATAATAGGATCAATTCGGGCATTTCATCAGGCAAGTACAAACGGGCACCCAAAACACTGATATTTGTTTGAAATAAAGGTATTTAAAGCCCTCGGGGGGATATAAAATATAGTTATTTAGAATTATTATAAATTGTCTTTTTTTAGATAAATACCATTCAAAAACATGATTATCGTCATTTCAACGACAAGCATCCGCTATTCAATCAGCGCCCTAAGGTCAGAATTTAAGTAAAAAAGAATAATTATCATTGTTCAATAGTCTAAAATAGACATTGTCGTTAAAATTACCCTAAGTCACAAAAACAGCCCAAATTCCGCAATTCACAGCATAAACGCCAAAAACGGCATTCCTATTCAGCTTTCGACTGATATTATCAGTAAAACTATTTGTCTAATACATCCCAAGCCCATTAAGGCAAAAATAAAGTACACCCTCGGGCTTGTCTGATATATACTTTCATGGAAAATGTTTGCGCTTTTAAGCTAAAAAACTGACAATAAATTCGTCAAACTCTATCTATTTTGATTAATTAATTGATGTTTTTTATTAAATTCGGTGAACAAGCAAAGAAACGCTAAAAAACATGGCGTAAGCAGCTCCTGCACGATACATTCAATCAATCATGACTGCCAAAAAAAATGCTTCATGGCAAATGCCGAAGCCACATTGCTTGACCCTTGTAAAACATCGCAATTAACTTTTCACCTAAAATCCATTTTTATGATTTTCGATTTAGATATGATCAAAGCCCTCTACGCTAAGTTCCCTGAGCGTGTAGATGCTGCAAAAAAACATATCGGAAAGCCGCTTACCCTTGCTGAAAAAATCCTTTACGCTCACCTTTGGGAAGGCAACGCTTCTCAGGCTTATGAGCGTGGATCTTCTTATGTTGACTTCGCGCCAGACCGCATCGCTTGTCAGGATGCCACCGCACAGATGGCCCTTTTGCAGTTCATGCAGGCAGGAAAATCACGTGTGGCTGTTCCTACAACCGTTCATTGCGATCACCTTATTCAGGCCAAAGTAGGCGCTGAAAAAGATTTGGCCAATGCAAAGTCACAAAGTTCAGAGGTATTTAACTTCCTGGAGTCAGTATCCAACAAATATGGTATCGGATTCTGGAAGCCTGGCGCGGGAATCATTCACCAGGTGGTTTTGGAAAACTACGCCTTCCCTGGCGGTATGATGATCGGAACCGACTCCCACACCGTAAATGCGGGTGGCCTTGGGATGGTCGCTATTGGTGTAGGTGGTGCTGATGCCGTGGATGTAATGGCAGGAATGCCCTGGGAGCTGAAATTCCCGAAACTGATCGGTGTAAAACTGACCGGTAAACTGAATGGCTGGACTGCCCCTAAGGATATTATCCTGAAAGTGGCGGGTATTCTGACTGTAAAAGGCGGAACCGGCTGTATCGTTGAGTATTTCGGCGAAGGTGCAAAATCCCTTTCAGCAACAGGAAAAGGAACAATCTGTAATATGGGAGCGGAAATTGGCGCAACCACTTCTACTTTTGGTTACGACGAATCTATCGAGCGTTATCTTGCAGCCACAGGCCGTAAGGACGTTGCAGATGCTGCCAACGAAATTAAAGAATATTTAACTGCTGACGAAGAAGTGTACGCTTCTCCTGAGCAGTATTTTGATCAGGT is a window from the Persicobacter psychrovividus genome containing:
- a CDS encoding c-type cytochrome yields the protein MMLFKTFFSRLAFTVLLMLSFTAGTHAQDAAGGDGLPTDEASISAGKSLFENNCTVCHAVHEVVVGPALKNVHERRPLEWLHAFIKNSQKVIKSGDEYAVKLYEQYNKTEMTSFDFSDEEINSIVAYVKQESSKAPVVADAAPAAGAEGAQAAPAEGVSDFVMYALIINLVILVLILIVLAMIVRVLTQYLQQKSELDAEDQEIIAQRFSLANVFKSKPMIAIMTILFIAVITKTVIDSLFYVGVQQGYAPTQPIAFSHELHAGQYDIDCNYCHTGVTKSKNANIPSANICMNCHSAIKTDSPEIQKIYAAVESNQPIEWVRIHNLPDLAYFNHSQHVKVGGLECQQCHGEVQTMEVVKQEAPLTMGWCIDCHRKTEVNSKGNAYYDKLVELHAEHSKEPMRVEDIGGLECSKCHY